From the genome of Candidatus Deferrimicrobiaceae bacterium:
GCGTAGCCGAGGGGACCCCTCCGCGAGCCAGGGGCCCCGGGATCCGGCACTTGCCGCCGGGCGCGCGACCGCGGCACCCGGCGCAGGGGAGGAAGAGTTCTTGGAACGTCCCTGTTCTTCTGTTCTTAGGGACGCGCGGACACGTCCACGATCACCGCCAGCAGAATTCCCATCATGTACAGGATGGAGGCGCCGAAGGCCCTGCGGAACCGGGGCCGCCTGACCGTGTTGCGGTAGCAGGACCAGAGGAAAAACCCCCAGAGAGCGACGGCGACCCAGGCGAATGCGCCGGAGCAGTAGCCGAATACCCAGAGGGCGAGCGTCGTCGGCAGGAGGCTGACGGCGTACAGGAAGATGAGGATCTTCGTGTACGGCTCTCCCCGCGCCACGGGCAGGACGGGAACGCCCGCATCCCGGTACTCCTCCATGTGGGCGAGCGCCAGGGTCCAGAAGTGCGGCGGTTGCCACAGGAGCATCACCAGGAACAGGATGACCCCGTCCACCCCGATGCGGCCGGCTGCCGCGGAATACCCGATGAGGACGGGAAGCGCGCCCGGAATTCCTCCCGGAATCGTCCCGTAGGGGGAACGCCGCTTGAGGAAGAGGGTGTACAGGAGCGTGTAGGACAGGACGGCCGCGAGCACGAGGGCGGCGGTCAGCCCGTGAAAAAAGCGGTAGGAAACGAGGAGCGAGGCCAGGATGAGGCCGAAGGAGAGCGCGAGTGCCCCCTCGCTGCCGACCCTCCTCATCGCAAAGACCCGGGCGGCCAGTCTGGGCATCCGGGCGTCCATCGGGGCGTCGAGGAGGCCGTTCATGACCGCGGCACCGGAGGCGGCGGCGACCACGCTTGCCAGGCAGGGAAGCACCACCCCGGCGCCGGGCATCCCTCCCGTCGCCAGGACCATTCCGGCGAGACCGGCGAGGCTCACGCCCGTCACGATGCCGGGCTTCGAGATCAGCAGGGCCGAGCCGGCCAGGGTCGCCGGCCTGCTCCCCTCCTCCGCATCGGGGGGCTTTCTTTCCAGGGCGGTCGCCTTTATGACGACGTCCCCTCGGGGGAGAGTTCTCTCACCCACATCCGGGCAAGCATCATGAGCATTACCAGCGCCACGGCCAGGTGCAGCGCCGTGGAGAGGAAATTGAGCCGGGTCAGCACCACAGCTCCGCCGATGGCGATCTGCGCCAGAATCATGCAGAAAAGGGCCACGGCCATGCGCCGGTGCCTCCTCAGGCGATCATCCAGTGCCGTCGCCGCCCAGAGCGCCACGATGGTGAGCGCAACGAGGACGGCCAGCACCCGGTGGGAGAACTGGATGAGGACCCCATCGGCGAGAACGCCCGGGATGAGGCCGCCAAGCGACGTGGGCCAGTCGTGCAGGGAAAGCCCGGCCCCTGCGT
Proteins encoded in this window:
- the cyoE gene encoding heme o synthase, with translation MGERTLPRGDVVIKATALERKPPDAEEGSRPATLAGSALLISKPGIVTGVSLAGLAGMVLATGGMPGAGVVLPCLASVVAAASGAAVMNGLLDAPMDARMPRLAARVFAMRRVGSEGALALSFGLILASLLVSYRFFHGLTAALVLAAVLSYTLLYTLFLKRRSPYGTIPGGIPGALPVLIGYSAAAGRIGVDGVILFLVMLLWQPPHFWTLALAHMEEYRDAGVPVLPVARGEPYTKILIFLYAVSLLPTTLALWVFGYCSGAFAWVAVALWGFFLWSCYRNTVRRPRFRRAFGASILYMMGILLAVIVDVSARP